The DNA window TTGACCTATCCAGGTGCGGAAGATATTCAGGCTAGCACCCCAGGCGGAAAGAACCTGCACTTTGGCATCCGTGAGCATGCCATGGGCGCGATCGTGAACGGTTTGTCGTTATCCAAGCTGCGGCCTTACGGCGCCACCTTCTTCATTTTCAGCGATTACGCGCGGCCGGCGATCCGTTTGTCGGCTCTGATGGAATTGCCGGCCATCTTTGTATTGACTCATGATGCCATGGGCGACGGGGAAGATGGTCCGACGCACCAGCCGGTCGAGCATCTTGCTTCTTTGCGCGCTATTCCCGGTCTGACGCTGTTGCGTCCCGGCGATGCCAATGAAGTGGTCGAGGCGTACCGTGTCATCATGCAACTGCGTCACCGCCCCGCTGCCTTGGTATTGTCGCGTCAGGCGCTTCCGACACTGGATCGCAGCAAATATGCGCCAGCTGCCGGTGTGGCTTACGGGGCGTACATCCTCGCCGACGCGCCAGGCGGCAGACCCGAGATTATTCTGATTGCAACCGGCAGTGAGCTCGGCTTTGCCGTGCAGGCGCATGAAACGCTCAGCAGCGAAGGCATCCGTTCCCGCGTAGTTTCCATGCCGTCATGGGATATCTTTGAACATCAAACTCAGGAATATCGCGACAGCGTACTCCCTCCTGCCGTGCAGGCGCGGATTTCGGTCGAGCAAGCATCCACGTTCGGCTGGGAGCGCTATGTGGGTACTAGCGGTCGCATGATCGGCATGCAGACGTTCGGCGCTTCGGCTCCGTTGAAGGAACTGCAAAGAGAATTCGGCTTCGAGCCGGAACGGCTCGTGACCATAGCAAAAGAAATCCTCGGAAAGAATTAATACGGTTTAACGATCGCTATTGCGCTTAAAAAATAGTCATTCCAGCGACGTTTACGTCAACTTTCTCTGGAAGGATCTAACGATTCTTTTCACTGAACTGTTTTGTACGAATCTTATAAGGAATTCCATGCAAGCACCCCGGGCTACTTTCTCCTATCCAACCTGGGCTCACGCCGGCAAAGATATGGTCGGCACCAGTCTTGGATCTTCACGTCTGTGGTTTACTGCCGCAGAAGGTATCGTTACCGAAATTTACTACCCCCGTATCGATATTCCTCAAATCAAGGACCTCGGTTTCATCATTGCTGATGACCAAGGATTCTGGGTTGAGCTTCGCCGCCTTGGGAATTATCAAATCAGCCTGCCAAAACCGCACATCCCCGCTGTTGAAATTGTGCATCGGCATTCACGTTTTACCTTTACCCTGCAAATCTGTCCGTTGCAGCGGCGGGATGCGCTCTTGCTGCGCTATAAGCTGGAAGGTGACGCAAACCTGCGTCCTTATGCGCTGTTAGCAACACGTTTGGGTGGCGACGCGGAAAACAATCTGGCTTCGGTTGGTGAACACAACGGACGCAGAGTGCTGTGGGCGGAGCAGGGACCTTTTGGTTTGGCGCTCATGGCAAACACGGAAGCAGGTGTCGATGCCTGGAAACGTTGTTCGGCCGGTTGTGTAGCGGAGAGTGACGGTTGGCAGGATTTCAACCGGCACGGGCGCATGACATGGGAATATGATAGCGCGGGCCCGGGTGCCGTTACCCTGATGGGCGAATTGCCAAGTCAGGCGACGCTTGCACTCGGCTTCGGGACCACGATGAATGCAGCGGCTACGCTTGCAATGTCCAGCTTGTGCATAGATTTCTCAGCAGCTTGGGATACGCAATGCCGACTCTGGGAAGAATGGTTCAAAAATTGCCATGTTCCCGATTTACCGTCCGATTTGCAACAACTGCTTGCACTTTCCGGTACCGTTCTGAAAGTTCATGAGGACCGCACTTATTGTGGCGCCATGGTGGCAAGCCTATCGATACCGTGGGGCACGGATAGCCAAAACCGGGGCGGCTATCATTTGGTGTGGTGCCGTGATTTGGTGGAAACTGCGGGTGCACTGGTTGCGATGGGTCTGCTCGAGGATGCCCGCGATGTACTGCGTTACCTGATCGCTACGCAGCAAGCGGATGGGCATTGGCTGCAAAATCAATGGCTCGGAGGAAATGCTTTCTGGCAAGGAATCCAGCTCGACGAAGCCGCCTTCCCAGTCTTGCTGGCCTCTGCGTTGCGTGAGCGCGATGCGCTGGGAGGTATTCCATGTCAGGATATGATCAAGCGAGCACTAGGCTTCATCGCACGGGAAGGTCCGGTAACCGGGCAGGATAGGTGGGAAGAGGATTCCGGTGTGAATACCTTCACACTTGCGGTAGCCATTGCTGCACTTGTTGAAGGCAGCACTTTCCTCGATAGTGAAGCGCGGGAGTTTGCGTTGTTGTTAGCTGATAACTGGAACGCGCGCCTCGAAGAATGGACATTTGCAACTGCTACAGCGCTCGCTCAGAAGCTTGAGGTCTCGGGATATTACGTGCGCATAGCTCCGAATGATGTGCTGGTGCACGAAGGCGCTTTGGCCGAGCATGTGCTGATCAAAAACCGTGCACAGAATCCCGATTTGCCAGCCGATGAACAGGTCGCAACAGATTTTTTGCAATTGGTGCGATATGGATTGCGCCGGGCGGATGATCCATGCATTCTCGATAGCCTGAAAACTATCGATCAACTGCTTAAAACCGATACCCCGAGCGGCCCTGTGTGGCACCGATATAATGGCGACGGCTACGGCGAACATCCGGATGGCAGTGCTTTCAATGGCACCGGTTGTGGACGGGGATGGCCGCTCCTAACTGGAGAGCGGGGTCATTATGCACTCGCAGCAGGGGAGGATCCGCTTCCTTATCTTGAGGCTATGGCAGCCATGACCGGTAACGGCGGCTTGTTGCCGGAGCAGGTATGGGATAGCGCACCGGTTCCCGCGCGTCATCTGTATCCTGGAAAGCCAAGCGGTTCCGCCATGCCTCTGGTTTGGGCACATAGCGAATTTATTAAGCTGTGTTACAGCCGCGCACTCGGTTATCCGTCCGACCGCCCCGCCGCCGCTTGGAATCGCTATCATGGCGTGCGCCCGCAAATTTCCCAAAATATCTGGGGACCGCGTTACCGTCCACGCCACATCCGCAGCGGTCATGGATTGACCATTGCACTTAGGGCGCCGGCGCTTGTACATTGGGGAATTAATTCATGGCAAAACGCTCAAGATCTGAATACCAGGGATACAGGACTTGAGATACACGTGATCGATCTGCCGATCGCCACACTTAAGGCGGGAGAGACGGTTCAGTTTACTTTCTACTGGCTGAATCAAAAAAACTGGGAAGATGCAAGATATGAAGTACTTATTACCGATTAAATACACAGAATTAGAATGTCATCGATTGTCCAGATCGGACTACAATAGTTTGATATTTTTGTACTCCTTAGTCATTCTCGTTTTTAAAAGGCTATCTGCTTCGTTGGCAGGCTCTGAGAATGTAGATAGGTGAATTTTGACAGATCGGCTACTGACCGGAGCTTAGTTTCTACAGATTTCATCATCAACAGGCGGTGCCGCACTACCAGCCTGAGCGGCAAGGCTCTTGGTCAGATTCATCAGCATTTCCGCATCTTCCAGTCCGTCGATAAAGCGCTGCGGAATCCCGGACAACCCCACCTGCGCACCGGCCAGCGCTCCGGTAAGAATGGCGCGCGCCAGGTTTTGCCCGCCGCCGTTGACGGCGTGCAACACCGCGGACTCAAAATCGTTGCGGAAGCGGGCAGCGAGATAGTAGGCAGCGGGAAGCTGATGATAGATGGCGCAGGGCATGCCGTACACAAGGGATACTTTCCATGCCGGTTCGATACGGATATCTGTATCTGCAACCGCCTGCGCCATGTAAGACGGAGTCAGCAGCGCATCCGGCGAGGCAAATCGTCCGGCGCGCGGCGGATCGGGGTCGCCCGGACGCGGCGGTTGCAAATCATCGAAGGTGACGGCATGAAACGGCAGTTTTCCGCTCTTCACCAGTTCCATCAATTTCCCGGACAGCGCCGCATCCAGCGCATGCCCTTGCACCAGCATGCTCAATACGGCGGCATAGGCCACCGTCATGGAAATCACCGTATCGTCGATTTGCGTCAGGCGGGTATTGTTCGCCACTGCGATAGCGAGTTCCGCCGGCTGGAATGCATAACGGACGGCGATGGCCAGTGTGCGTTCGATCGCTTCTGTGGTATCCGCATGCCCTCCGGTTTTACCCCACGGCAATTTCTGTTCCACCCGGCAGCGCCAGGCGTGACGAATCGATTGGCTGGTGTAGCCGCCCGGCCCGTTCATGGGTGTGCCATCGAGTAACGGAAACAGTTCTTCGTCCAAGCGACGGCAGAAATCGGCTTCGTCGTAGCGGCCGTTTTCAACGAGGGAGCGCAGCATCAGCATCAGGATAATACCTGCCTGCGAGAGCTGTCCGGCCTTGCGCCCGCTATGGTAGCGTCCCGGCTTCGGATCGGTGTAGGTAGTAATCCATGCGCCGTAATCGCGCCGCAGTTCGGCGAGGTTGTAATACCAGTGAGGACCAAGCGCCAAAGCATCGCCGATAAAAGCGCCCATGATGGCGCCAGCGGCGCGTTCTTGAATGATCGTGTGTGACATGACGCCTCCTGAGTTAATCAACTGTTATAGTCAGGATGTTGCCGGAAGTGCGCTTAAGGAAGCTCTGCAAAACTACTGTGCTCGTTCAAGCTGCGTTGAAATCAGGCTCAAAATGCTCATTTACTCAATGTAAATTGCGCTTTTTTACAGCTTCCTTACATTGTTTTCCCGGTTACCGGTAAGAAAATTTCAAAAACGGCGCTTTACTCCAGCGATATTCCCGAGGATCGGGTTTTGTCATTTTTTATCAGCGCGTAAGCCGAATGGTTATGGATCGATTCGAAGTTTTCCGATTCGACCACGTAGGCGTCGATGCGGTCATCGTGATTGAGCGTCTCGGCGATGTCTCTGACGATGTCCTCGACAAATTTGGGGTTGTCGTAGGCGCGCTCGGTAACATACTTTTCGTCGGGTCGCTTGAGCAAACCGTAAAGCTCGCAGGAAGCATTCGTCTCGGCAATCCGGATAACATCCTCGATCCAGACAAAACTGTTGGTGCGCACGGAAATCGTCACATGCGAACGTTGGTTATGCGCGCCGTAATCGGAAATTTTCTTCGAGCAAGGACACAGGCTGGTAACCGGAACGACGACTTTCATCGTAAACAGATATTCGTTATTTTTGATCTCGCCGACGAACGTCACCTCATAGTCCAGCAGACTTTTAACTTGGGAGACTGGCGCGGATTTATTGATGAAATAAGGAAAGGTCATTTCGATATGACCGGAATCCGTTTCCAGCTTCTGGATCATTTCCCGCAAAATAATCTGAAACGACTCGACGGAAATTTCGCGTTCATGGCTGTTGAGGATTTCCACGAAACGCGACATGTGCGTGCCTTTGAAGTTATGCGGCAAATTCACATACATGTTAAAAACCGCGATGGTGTGCTGCACGCCGTCGCTTTTGTCCGCCACAACCACCGGATGGCGTATCGCTTTGATTCCCACCCGGTCGATGGCAATACGCCGCGTATCGAGTGAGCTTTGCACATCGGCAATCGGTAAATCTACCTGTTTATTCACGTTTATCTCCTGTGCGATGAGGAATCCGTTGCTGGCAACTTCGAATCAAATGATAGATAGATCAATTAACTCCGGAAAAGTTACACAGGCAGAATCGCCCGCACTGATTTAATAATTCCATTTTTATCCAACCCGCAATCCGCCAGCATTTGCGTGTGATCGCCTTGATCGATAAAAACATCCGGCAAGCCCAGTTGCAGGACGTTGACATCAATTTGCTGACTGTTGAGCGATTCGGTTACCGCACCGCCTGCTCCGCCCAACACGGTGTTTTCTTCCACCGTTACCAGCACATCGTGGCTGGCGGCCAAAGACGCCACCAAATCGTCATCCAGCGGTTTGACAAAACGCATATTGGCGACCGTCGCATTCAATTCTTCCGCGGCGCTCAAGCACGGCGCCAACATACTACCAAACGCCAGCAACGCGATCTTTTCCCCTTGCCGCCGGATTTCACCCCGGCCCAACGGTAATGCTTGCATGTCCTTCTGAATCTTCACGCCCGGGCCGGTTCCGCGCGGATAGCGCACCGCCGTCGGCGTATCCAGCTTAAAGGCAGTGTACAACATCTGCCGGCATTCATTTTCATCCGCCGGCGTCATGACGGTCATATTGGGAATGCAGCGTAAGTAGGACAAATCAAAGCTGCCGGCATGCGTCGGCCCATCCGCACCGACCAGACCGGCGCGGTCGATTGCGAACACCACCGGCAGATTCTGGATGGCGACATCGTGAATCAATTGATCGTAGGCGCGCTGCAAAAAGGTGGAGTAAATCGCCAC is part of the Gammaproteobacteria bacterium genome and encodes:
- a CDS encoding glycosyl hydrolase; translation: MQAPRATFSYPTWAHAGKDMVGTSLGSSRLWFTAAEGIVTEIYYPRIDIPQIKDLGFIIADDQGFWVELRRLGNYQISLPKPHIPAVEIVHRHSRFTFTLQICPLQRRDALLLRYKLEGDANLRPYALLATRLGGDAENNLASVGEHNGRRVLWAEQGPFGLALMANTEAGVDAWKRCSAGCVAESDGWQDFNRHGRMTWEYDSAGPGAVTLMGELPSQATLALGFGTTMNAAATLAMSSLCIDFSAAWDTQCRLWEEWFKNCHVPDLPSDLQQLLALSGTVLKVHEDRTYCGAMVASLSIPWGTDSQNRGGYHLVWCRDLVETAGALVAMGLLEDARDVLRYLIATQQADGHWLQNQWLGGNAFWQGIQLDEAAFPVLLASALRERDALGGIPCQDMIKRALGFIAREGPVTGQDRWEEDSGVNTFTLAVAIAALVEGSTFLDSEAREFALLLADNWNARLEEWTFATATALAQKLEVSGYYVRIAPNDVLVHEGALAEHVLIKNRAQNPDLPADEQVATDFLQLVRYGLRRADDPCILDSLKTIDQLLKTDTPSGPVWHRYNGDGYGEHPDGSAFNGTGCGRGWPLLTGERGHYALAAGEDPLPYLEAMAAMTGNGGLLPEQVWDSAPVPARHLYPGKPSGSAMPLVWAHSEFIKLCYSRALGYPSDRPAAAWNRYHGVRPQISQNIWGPRYRPRHIRSGHGLTIALRAPALVHWGINSWQNAQDLNTRDTGLEIHVIDLPIATLKAGETVQFTFYWLNQKNWEDARYEVLITD
- a CDS encoding ADP-ribosylglycohydrolase family protein; the encoded protein is MSHTIIQERAAGAIMGAFIGDALALGPHWYYNLAELRRDYGAWITTYTDPKPGRYHSGRKAGQLSQAGIILMLMLRSLVENGRYDEADFCRRLDEELFPLLDGTPMNGPGGYTSQSIRHAWRCRVEQKLPWGKTGGHADTTEAIERTLAIAVRYAFQPAELAIAVANNTRLTQIDDTVISMTVAYAAVLSMLVQGHALDAALSGKLMELVKSGKLPFHAVTFDDLQPPRPGDPDPPRAGRFASPDALLTPSYMAQAVADTDIRIEPAWKVSLVYGMPCAIYHQLPAAYYLAARFRNDFESAVLHAVNGGGQNLARAILTGALAGAQVGLSGIPQRFIDGLEDAEMLMNLTKSLAAQAGSAAPPVDDEICRN
- a CDS encoding GTP cyclohydrolase I FolE2 translates to MNKQVDLPIADVQSSLDTRRIAIDRVGIKAIRHPVVVADKSDGVQHTIAVFNMYVNLPHNFKGTHMSRFVEILNSHEREISVESFQIILREMIQKLETDSGHIEMTFPYFINKSAPVSQVKSLLDYEVTFVGEIKNNEYLFTMKVVVPVTSLCPCSKKISDYGAHNQRSHVTISVRTNSFVWIEDVIRIAETNASCELYGLLKRPDEKYVTERAYDNPKFVEDIVRDIAETLNHDDRIDAYVVESENFESIHNHSAYALIKNDKTRSSGISLE